A genomic region of Papaver somniferum cultivar HN1 chromosome 7, ASM357369v1, whole genome shotgun sequence contains the following coding sequences:
- the LOC113296644 gene encoding probable glucan endo-1,3-beta-glucosidase A6, whose amino-acid sequence MKMAALLFALVFSSFLSISNAKLSSSLGVCYGQLGNNLPSPAKSVELLKSLKVSQVKLYDPNPKILTALAGTKIHVLTMVPNEIISNISKNQSLSDEWVRVNILPFYPKTRITALLVGNEILSPWQTNKTWVDLVPAMRKVRQSLKKYKLQKIKVGTPLAIDAVDQAIPYPPSNGTFRSDIAISVMKPMLQFLNRTKSFFFLDAYTYFPWSANPDKIGLDYALFEGNITYTDPVSGLLYTNLLDQILDSVVFAMTKMGYPNIPIFLAETGWPSNGDVDQIGGNIKNAATYNRNFIKRATAVPTYGTPARPGWAIPTLIFALYNENTKPGPSTERNWGLLYPTGKPVYEVDLTGKRYDYPVLPEGKNNVPYKGKVWCVVATGVTNMTEVGNAVTYACGQGNGTCDAIQPGKACYQPNSLVAHANYAFSSYWSQRRSIGATCYFNGVAVQTTKDPGYRSCKFPSVTL is encoded by the exons ATGAAAATGGCTGCTCTGCTGTTTGCTCTGGTTTTCTCCTCCTTCCTATCAATCTCAA ATGCAAAGCTATCAAGTAGTCTTGGTGTATgttatggtcaattaggaaacAATCTACCATCACCAGCAAAATCAGTTGAGCTACTGAAATCTCTCAAAGTAAGTCAAGTGAAACTTTATGATCCAAACCCTAAGATCTTAACAGCATTAGCAGGTACTAAGATCCATGTCTTAACTATGGTACCAAATGAAATCATATCAAACATTTCTAAGAATCAGTCTCTTTCAGATGAATGGGTTAGAGTTAATATCCTTCCTTTTTATCCTAAGACTAGAATTACAGCTTTACTTGTTGGTAATGAAATTCTTAGTCCATGGCAGACTAACAAAACTTGGGTAGATCTTGTTCCTGCTATGAGAAAAGTTAGGCAATCTTTGAAGAAATACAAACTTCAGAAGATTAAAGTTGGTACTCCATTAGCTATTGATGCTGTTGATCAAGCTATCCCATACCCACCTTCAAATGGAACTTTTCGATCCGATATAGCTATCTCTGTTATGAAGCCAATGTTGCAGTTTTTGAATAGGACTAAATCGTTTTTCTTCCTAGATGCTTATACTTACTTCCCTTGGTCTGCAAATCCTGATAAGATTGGTTTAGATTATGCACTTTTCGAAGGGAATATAACTTATACTGACCCTGTTAGTGGCTTATTGTACACCAATTTGCTTGATCAAATTCTTGATTCGGTTGTTTTTGCTATGACTAAGATGGGTTATCCAAATATACCTATATTTTTAGCTGAAACTGGTTGGCCTTCTAATGGTGATGTCGACCAAATTGGAGGTAATATTAAAAATGCTGCAACTTACAATAGAAATTTTATCAAGAGAGCAACGGCTGTGCCAACTTATGGAACTCCTGCGCGACCTGGATGGGCAATTCCTACTCTAATCTTTGCTTTGTATAATGAGAATACGAAGCCTGGTCCTAGTACAGAAAGGAATTGGGGGTTGTTGTATCCCACCGGGAAACCAGTTTATGAAGTTGACTTAACAGGCAAACGGTATGACTACCCTGTGTTGCCTGAGGGAAAGAATAATGTGCCGTATAAGGGTAAGGTATGGTGTGTTGTGGCGACAGGTGTGACGAATATGACAGAGGTGGGAAATGCGGTTACTTATGCTTGTGGACAGGGTAATGGAACTTGTGACGCGATCCAACCTGGAAAGGCATGTTATCAACCAAATTCATTGGTTGCTCATGCTAATTATGCGTTCAGTTCTTATTGGTCTCAGCGTAGGAGTATTGGTGCCACTTGTTACTTCAATGGAGTTGCTGTTCAAACTACAAAAGACCCTG GTTATAGATCTTGCAAGTTCCCCAGTGTGACTCTCTAA